In one window of Poriferisphaera corsica DNA:
- a CDS encoding beta strand repeat-containing protein, with amino-acid sequence MIKVPKYQTATLLAAFCAMSLVSTSHAGFSETSTNTHDYQIGIGEEPYKVQTTGDNIINVGQNITGTNPASPHQVDFTGTNNGYWLYTYHPATINYDGKVSINTDKATFQGFSTGSATTLDVNFSNTALLQVTSTGLNTRGFNHSGTGHINFSDFAGTLQVQSGYDDSAASLGTYGLYAYRGDINFDSIAQSGIISVISDSDQTASVFSWGSDINVNGSFAGQVNTISSGYNAYGFYARNDMTINNVSNTSNVNVSGSYNIRGLNSQVGTLYITNDFAGDINIKADKITDPNQVNTHLKSGAMGLAGNGGINIGGSITADSTISISGDGNYASGLHSYSSDINIAGSLAGKILVTAGNRNTFSNAYGLDAKGITLGSMADTGYIRVNADGGYNSGIRASANDIVIAGNLAGDIDVSSTGNANSGIYANHNFTANAVAETSHINVSGYSSVRGIEAAFGSISITNDFAGDITINADKNQVNNLSRACGLSAYQNITIGNLTNKSSISVAATGWDVNGLFAGYGDISIGSVAGNINVESGHQNARGIYAKNNITLNEIADSSNTTVKGNGTYIYGIIAGNQLSIAGDIAGDIIVESQGGKVHGLNAHNGITANAVTENSRIEISAIDDSCGIISGNGSITINQDYAGDIIVNSSNSKAVGISAAQNITMNSLTENSEINVSTPNSYAYGMYAKNGTISLNDLSGSVKVEGATAVYGIYGNTLNLNNISGTVSAVATNTSSATAAIVASGSSDDFVALATGANIVGDINLNGNTSEGDQDTLTLRGSGSYNYNLYNIETLNVEQGDANTKDHTWKLNLDKQDAAGTNRFVNTNINHGLLSVNQNFQTENLTIQNDGGLAFTLTTPTEDIALNVTQNAALAGTLKIANIDNTSISQIGDQYTLIDAAAITGKFDNITGNRLDYHTRLAVLYATDSVTAQTALVGDIDLNGVVNDLDATILAASYGQTGLFSWATGDIDGDGTVGYFDELLLASHYGTSTSSLNSQTFNAAANTQAYFTFKNVPEPSSLALLGMGGLLFVRRRSAS; translated from the coding sequence ATGATAAAAGTACCCAAGTATCAAACCGCTACTTTGCTAGCCGCGTTTTGCGCGATGTCCTTAGTCAGCACTTCCCATGCCGGCTTCAGCGAAACTTCAACAAATACACACGATTATCAAATCGGTATTGGCGAAGAACCCTACAAAGTCCAAACCACTGGTGATAACATCATCAATGTAGGCCAGAATATCACAGGCACGAATCCCGCCTCTCCTCATCAGGTCGATTTCACAGGCACCAACAACGGATACTGGCTCTACACGTATCATCCTGCAACAATCAACTACGATGGCAAAGTTTCGATCAACACAGATAAAGCCACCTTCCAAGGATTCTCAACAGGCTCAGCCACCACCCTTGATGTCAATTTTTCGAATACCGCTTTACTACAAGTAACAAGCACCGGCCTAAACACACGGGGCTTCAACCACTCAGGCACAGGTCATATCAACTTCAGTGATTTCGCTGGCACCCTACAGGTTCAGTCTGGATATGATGATTCAGCAGCCAGTCTCGGCACTTACGGCTTGTATGCATATAGAGGCGACATTAACTTCGACAGCATCGCCCAATCAGGCATAATCAGCGTCATCAGCGATAGCGATCAGACTGCCAGTGTGTTCTCATGGGGTAGCGACATCAACGTAAACGGCAGCTTTGCAGGGCAAGTTAACACAATTTCTAGTGGCTATAACGCATACGGATTTTACGCTCGCAATGATATGACCATCAACAATGTCAGCAACACCAGCAATGTGAACGTCTCCGGCAGCTACAACATTCGTGGCCTGAACTCGCAAGTCGGTACATTGTATATCACCAATGATTTCGCTGGTGACATCAACATCAAAGCTGACAAAATCACTGACCCAAATCAAGTAAACACACACCTCAAATCTGGAGCAATGGGTCTGGCTGGCAACGGCGGTATTAATATTGGCGGCTCAATAACCGCGGATAGCACCATCTCTATTTCTGGTGATGGCAACTACGCAAGCGGACTGCACTCCTACAGCAGCGATATCAATATTGCTGGCAGTCTCGCAGGGAAAATTCTCGTAACAGCCGGAAACCGCAACACATTCTCCAACGCATACGGCCTTGATGCCAAAGGCATAACGCTCGGCAGCATGGCCGATACGGGTTATATCCGAGTCAATGCCGATGGTGGTTATAACAGCGGGATCAGAGCAAGCGCTAACGACATCGTCATTGCAGGCAATCTCGCCGGAGATATTGATGTAAGTTCAACAGGAAATGCGAACAGTGGTATCTACGCAAACCATAACTTTACCGCTAATGCCGTAGCCGAAACGAGCCATATTAATGTCAGTGGATACAGTAGTGTTAGAGGCATCGAAGCAGCCTTTGGTAGTATCAGTATCACCAATGATTTTGCGGGTGATATCACCATTAATGCCGACAAAAATCAAGTGAATAATCTTTCCAGGGCATGCGGCCTTTCTGCTTATCAAAACATTACCATCGGTAATCTAACCAATAAAAGCTCGATCTCAGTCGCGGCAACAGGATGGGATGTTAATGGCTTGTTCGCAGGCTACGGTGACATTAGCATCGGCAGTGTGGCTGGTAACATCAATGTAGAATCTGGCCATCAAAACGCACGCGGAATTTACGCTAAAAATAATATAACACTCAATGAAATCGCAGATTCAAGCAACACCACAGTAAAAGGCAATGGTACTTATATATACGGTATAATTGCTGGCAATCAACTCTCCATTGCAGGCGATATTGCCGGTGATATCATCGTTGAATCTCAAGGTGGTAAAGTTCACGGCCTCAACGCGCACAATGGTATCACTGCAAATGCTGTGACGGAAAACAGTCGTATTGAAATCTCTGCAATCGATGATAGTTGTGGCATAATATCCGGCAACGGTAGCATCACAATCAATCAGGATTACGCGGGTGATATCATTGTGAATAGCAGCAACTCAAAAGCAGTTGGCATCAGCGCCGCTCAAAACATCACAATGAATTCGCTAACTGAAAACAGCGAAATCAATGTCTCCACACCTAACAGCTACGCCTACGGCATGTACGCCAAAAATGGCACTATCTCCCTCAATGACCTCAGCGGATCAGTCAAAGTTGAAGGTGCAACTGCGGTATACGGTATATACGGCAATACGCTCAACCTCAACAACATCTCAGGCACTGTCTCCGCAGTCGCTACAAATACAAGCTCTGCGACCGCCGCAATCGTAGCCTCAGGTTCTAGTGACGACTTTGTTGCGCTTGCGACCGGTGCAAACATCGTCGGCGATATCAATCTTAATGGTAACACCAGTGAGGGCGATCAAGACACACTCACCCTGCGTGGTTCCGGCTCATACAACTACAACCTCTACAACATCGAAACACTCAACGTAGAACAAGGCGACGCAAACACCAAAGACCACACTTGGAAACTCAACCTCGACAAACAGGATGCTGCCGGTACAAACCGTTTCGTTAACACAAACATCAATCACGGCCTCCTCTCAGTCAATCAAAACTTCCAGACTGAAAACCTGACGATCCAAAACGACGGCGGTCTCGCTTTCACACTCACAACCCCAACCGAGGATATCGCACTCAACGTCACTCAAAACGCAGCCCTCGCAGGCACATTAAAAATCGCTAATATTGACAACACGTCTATCAGCCAGATAGGTGATCAATATACACTCATTGATGCAGCCGCCATCACCGGCAAGTTCGATAACATCACTGGCAACCGCCTTGATTACCACACCAGACTAGCAGTTCTATACGCAACGGATAGCGTGACTGCCCAAACAGCACTTGTCGGCGACATCGACCTTAACGGTGTTGTTAATGATCTTGATGCAACAATCTTGGCAGCCTCATACGGCCAGACCGGCCTATTTAGCTGGGCAACCGGCGATATCGACGGTGACGGTACTGTCGGATACTTCGATGAGTTGTTACTCGCTTCTCATTATGGAACTAGCACAAGCTCATTGAATTCCCAAACATTCAACGCCGCCGCTAACACTCAAGCATACTTCACATTCAAGAATGTCCCCGAACCCTCATCCCTCGCGTTACTGGGTATGGGCGGCCTACTCTTTGTCAGAAGACGCTCCGCATCATAA
- a CDS encoding aminoglycoside phosphotransferase family protein: MPTLTNIPPAKTIQSWMNSSQINLRKNAHHWLSHSLKQHNHTIKSITYLTHHDAQESIVAHITSTHHHTFIAKIAPHPNVIPSEAAFLTAWQNQNIQTPIVFDVLPANHITPLPILLLEYLPYPLLDAIDQPERIARNVPHKLGQTLARMHQATASNFGRPLPQNPHIGQHPTFTDEINDALLTHHLPNLINQNIIPSISTKLAQQAIRTLENDLKDRPPSNCHCDIKPSNIFITPNDQLIIFDPNSRITHPAMCLALAIIRIHIDSISHPPHSHAETKQLLAGYHAHAKQSDTKPISNHILQAAFYLRSLMLLRTFLQKNNTTKITQTLKFLHELI, encoded by the coding sequence ATGCCCACACTCACAAACATTCCGCCCGCAAAAACCATCCAATCATGGATGAACTCCTCACAAATCAACCTACGCAAAAATGCACACCATTGGCTCTCCCACTCTCTCAAGCAACACAACCACACTATAAAATCCATCACCTACCTCACCCATCATGACGCACAAGAATCCATCGTCGCTCATATCACCTCAACCCATCACCACACTTTCATCGCCAAAATAGCCCCGCACCCTAACGTTATCCCATCCGAAGCCGCCTTCCTTACCGCTTGGCAAAACCAAAACATCCAAACCCCCATCGTCTTCGACGTCCTCCCAGCAAATCACATCACACCACTACCTATCTTACTGTTAGAGTATCTACCATATCCATTACTAGACGCAATCGATCAACCTGAACGTATCGCCCGCAATGTCCCCCATAAACTCGGGCAAACGCTTGCTCGAATGCATCAGGCCACAGCCTCTAACTTTGGACGCCCCTTACCTCAAAACCCACACATCGGCCAACACCCCACCTTCACCGATGAAATCAACGACGCTCTACTCACACATCACCTCCCCAACCTCATCAATCAAAATATCATCCCGTCCATCAGCACCAAACTCGCCCAGCAAGCAATCCGCACTTTGGAAAACGATCTTAAAGATCGCCCTCCTTCAAACTGCCATTGTGATATCAAACCCAGCAATATCTTCATCACACCCAACGATCAACTCATCATCTTCGATCCCAATTCTCGTATCACGCACCCCGCTATGTGCCTCGCACTCGCCATCATTCGCATCCATATCGATTCAATTAGCCATCCTCCCCATTCTCATGCCGAAACTAAACAGCTCCTTGCCGGCTACCACGCGCATGCAAAGCAAAGCGATACAAAACCCATTTCTAACCACATCCTCCAAGCCGCCTTCTATCTCCGCAGCCTCATGCTTCTCCGCACCTTTTTACAAAAAAACAACACCACCAAAATCACCCAAACTCTCAAATTCCTCCACGAACTGATCTAG
- a CDS encoding MFS transporter — MSCNHNQHALLRALKAYTAIALITRAYFWASLFILFFSSIVTLKQVFLLEAIYYTSVFLLEVPSGYFSDKLGRKRTLLIGSISLSLAYASFTLAPSFLLLAVGQIFLAAGFAFFSGTDTTLHYALLASLNLEKSYGQREASLASNGLIISASAAIIGGLLAWVGEYRLAYAVSFLFAFLNFLIIAFLLVDPEIGCHKRQAPPPFLKQLRRSFAPLAIPNLRFLFIFTVGITVLNHVPYEFYQVYFKNYLVSTPDTIPLYTAIHTTLSTLLAAYLTHQSINLASKLGSRRVIILATLLQILTISLLIVQGYFIILILLLGRSLPGAITQPIVRRETTPLIEPSLRATYYSIQSLLGRLSFAILLISWSLLPGNGYTNSLILSASLGLIFLVTLILTKSSTQQSPHHTSTTPEPQTSSTD, encoded by the coding sequence ATGAGCTGCAACCATAACCAACATGCTCTACTCCGCGCCCTGAAAGCCTACACCGCAATCGCGCTCATAACTCGCGCCTATTTCTGGGCCTCACTCTTCATCCTTTTCTTCTCATCAATCGTCACCCTCAAACAAGTCTTCCTCCTCGAAGCCATCTACTACACCTCCGTCTTCCTACTCGAAGTCCCCTCCGGCTACTTCTCCGACAAACTCGGACGCAAAAGAACCCTCCTCATCGGCAGCATCTCACTTTCCCTGGCCTACGCTTCCTTCACGCTCGCCCCTTCATTCCTCTTACTCGCCGTCGGCCAGATCTTTCTCGCAGCAGGCTTCGCCTTCTTCTCTGGCACCGACACAACACTCCACTACGCGCTACTCGCCTCACTTAACCTCGAAAAATCCTACGGCCAGCGCGAGGCCTCACTCGCTTCCAACGGCCTCATCATCTCCGCATCCGCCGCGATCATCGGCGGACTCCTCGCATGGGTCGGCGAATACCGACTCGCCTACGCCGTCTCCTTCCTCTTCGCATTCCTCAACTTCCTCATCATTGCCTTCCTCCTCGTCGACCCCGAAATCGGCTGCCACAAACGTCAAGCCCCACCACCTTTCCTCAAGCAACTCCGCAGATCTTTTGCACCACTTGCCATCCCCAATCTCCGCTTCCTCTTCATCTTCACCGTTGGCATCACCGTACTCAACCACGTCCCTTACGAGTTCTATCAGGTCTACTTCAAAAACTACCTCGTCAGTACCCCCGACACGATCCCCCTATACACAGCCATACACACCACCCTCTCAACACTCCTCGCCGCATACCTCACTCACCAATCCATCAATCTCGCAAGCAAACTCGGCTCACGTCGCGTCATCATTCTCGCAACCCTGCTTCAGATCCTCACCATCTCACTCCTCATCGTACAAGGCTACTTCATCATCCTTATTCTCCTCCTCGGCCGCTCGCTCCCCGGCGCCATCACACAGCCCATTGTCCGCAGAGAAACCACACCACTCATCGAGCCTTCACTCCGCGCAACCTATTACTCAATACAATCTCTCCTCGGCCGCCTCTCTTTCGCCATCCTCCTCATCTCATGGAGCCTCCTACCCGGCAACGGTTACACCAACTCCCTCATCCTCTCCGCATCCCTCGGCCTCATCTTCCTCGTAACACTCATCCTCACCAAATCATCAACCCAACAATCCCCACACCACACATCGACGACACCAGAACCACAAACATCCTCCACCGATTAG
- a CDS encoding serine hydrolase domain-containing protein: MIRSFATKLLPLFIITASLAASSEAQTMKPVTAADLSPQLDKIVIDGITKQNYPGATLIVGQKGRIIHAQAYGKQTYQPNAPKVQLDTIFDMASCSKVVGTTTATLLNLQDKKFKLSTPIYQLVPEYDKPDKTQITVKDLLTHVSGIKAYTAASLAEKKRTEGQSKADALIAHYASLPLNSKTGTKYEYSCLNFQTLARLNENATGIRNEDLLIDRVFNPLRMNDTRYVLSDAQVKRTTPSHRKPDGTLVRRIVHDPLASYHGSANNCPGNAGLFSTAPDLTKYCQMILANGNYNGKQIINANIVKDASKPQTPRNVNEDRGLGFDVWEAKSYVTPLNNKPGRYVIGHTGYTGTFLWLDTYTDTYIIFLTNRCLTAKGEKMKSVNPQRRAVTQAVLKSLPQYKKFF, translated from the coding sequence ATGATTAGATCGTTCGCCACTAAACTCTTGCCGCTTTTCATCATCACCGCATCACTCGCCGCATCATCCGAGGCTCAAACTATGAAACCCGTCACCGCCGCCGATCTGTCCCCTCAACTCGATAAGATCGTCATCGACGGCATCACGAAACAAAACTACCCAGGCGCCACACTCATCGTCGGCCAGAAAGGTCGCATCATCCATGCGCAAGCCTACGGCAAACAAACCTACCAGCCCAACGCACCAAAAGTACAACTCGACACCATCTTCGACATGGCGTCCTGCTCCAAAGTCGTTGGCACAACCACCGCCACACTCCTCAACCTTCAAGACAAAAAATTCAAACTCTCGACCCCTATCTATCAACTCGTCCCCGAGTACGACAAACCTGACAAAACCCAGATCACCGTCAAAGATCTCCTCACTCACGTCTCTGGCATCAAAGCCTATACCGCCGCATCACTCGCAGAAAAAAAACGCACTGAAGGTCAGTCCAAAGCAGATGCACTCATCGCCCACTACGCATCACTACCACTCAATTCTAAAACAGGTACCAAATACGAATACTCCTGCCTCAACTTTCAAACCCTCGCACGCCTCAATGAAAACGCCACCGGCATCCGCAACGAAGACCTCCTCATCGACCGTGTCTTCAACCCACTCCGGATGAACGACACACGCTACGTCCTCTCAGATGCTCAGGTCAAACGCACAACCCCATCTCACCGTAAACCCGATGGCACACTTGTTCGCCGCATCGTCCACGACCCCCTCGCCTCATACCACGGCTCAGCCAACAACTGTCCCGGCAACGCAGGCCTCTTCTCCACCGCACCCGACCTCACCAAATACTGCCAAATGATCCTCGCCAACGGCAACTACAACGGCAAACAAATCATCAACGCCAACATCGTCAAAGACGCATCCAAACCACAAACACCACGCAACGTCAACGAAGACCGAGGCCTCGGCTTCGACGTATGGGAAGCCAAATCCTACGTCACCCCGCTCAACAACAAGCCCGGCCGCTACGTCATCGGACACACCGGCTACACCGGCACATTCCTCTGGCTCGATACATACACCGACACCTACATCATCTTCCTCACCAATCGCTGCCTCACCGCCAAAGGCGAAAAAATGAAATCAGTCAACCCACAACGCCGAGCCGTCACGCAAGCCGTCCTCAAATCACTCCCTCAATACAAGAAATTTTTCTAA
- the hisA gene encoding 1-(5-phosphoribosyl)-5-[(5-phosphoribosylamino)methylideneamino]imidazole-4-carboxamide isomerase produces the protein MTDQHKYLFPAIDLRGGKVVRLLQGDYDKQTTYGDDPLTQAKIFEDAGATWLHVVDLDGARSGSMSHVKQIQRICENTNLKVEVGGGVRAEGSIDVLLKAGVTRVIVGTAALRKWDWFESLMANPTYRGRIVLGLDAREGKIAVSGWEETTDTTALEIAQKVSDWPLAAIVYTDIATDGTLKGPNVEETRKIAEATNVPIVASGGVGTLQHLRDLRTLNVQGAIIGRALYENQFTINQAIEAFEGNG, from the coding sequence ATGACCGATCAACACAAATACCTCTTCCCTGCCATCGACCTCCGTGGCGGCAAAGTCGTCCGCCTCCTCCAAGGCGACTACGACAAGCAAACAACCTACGGCGACGACCCACTAACACAAGCCAAAATCTTCGAAGATGCAGGCGCAACTTGGCTCCACGTCGTCGATCTCGACGGCGCACGCTCCGGCTCCATGTCACACGTCAAACAAATACAACGTATCTGCGAAAACACCAACCTCAAAGTCGAAGTCGGCGGCGGCGTCCGCGCAGAAGGCTCCATCGACGTCCTCCTCAAAGCAGGCGTCACACGCGTCATCGTCGGTACAGCCGCACTACGAAAATGGGACTGGTTCGAATCACTCATGGCCAACCCAACCTACCGCGGACGCATCGTCCTCGGACTCGATGCCCGTGAAGGGAAAATCGCCGTCTCGGGCTGGGAAGAAACAACCGACACCACCGCACTCGAGATCGCACAAAAAGTCTCCGATTGGCCACTCGCCGCCATCGTCTACACCGACATCGCGACCGACGGTACACTCAAAGGCCCGAACGTCGAAGAAACCCGTAAAATCGCTGAAGCCACCAACGTCCCCATCGTCGCATCCGGCGGCGTCGGCACACTCCAGCACCTACGCGACCTTCGCACGCTCAATGTCCAAGGCGCCATCATTGGCCGCGCCCTCTACGAAAACCAATTCACCATCAATCAGGCCATCGAAGCCTTCGAAGGAAACGGATAA
- a CDS encoding gamma carbonic anhydrase family protein: MSFKQINGVYIADTATVLGEVHLEEGANIWYGASIRGDVAKITIGKNSNVQDNATVHCDGGFPNVIGDNVTIGHNAVCHGEYIGDGSLIGMGAILLGRTKIGKNCVVAAGTVVPPGTEVPDGMLIMGIPGKVIRPANEAEKGFMQRNPPHYVKLAQLHYEQKTTDPRVITWNGNI; encoded by the coding sequence ATGAGTTTCAAACAAATCAACGGCGTATACATCGCTGACACTGCCACCGTGCTCGGCGAAGTCCATCTCGAAGAAGGTGCCAACATCTGGTACGGCGCCTCCATCCGAGGCGATGTTGCCAAAATCACCATCGGTAAAAATTCCAACGTCCAAGACAATGCAACCGTCCACTGCGACGGCGGCTTCCCCAACGTCATCGGCGATAACGTCACCATCGGCCACAATGCCGTCTGTCATGGCGAATACATCGGCGATGGCTCACTCATCGGCATGGGCGCTATCCTCCTTGGACGAACCAAAATCGGTAAGAACTGCGTCGTCGCAGCAGGCACCGTTGTTCCCCCCGGCACAGAAGTTCCAGATGGCATGCTCATCATGGGCATCCCCGGCAAAGTCATCCGCCCAGCCAACGAAGCCGAAAAAGGTTTCATGCAGCGCAACCCGCCTCACTACGTCAAACTCGCTCAACTCCACTACGAACAGAAAACGACCGACCCCCGCGTCATCACATGGAACGGCAACATCTAA
- a CDS encoding prepilin-type N-terminal cleavage/methylation domain-containing protein, producing MRQQHAFTLIELLVVIAIIAILIGLLLPALATARDQGLAVQCLSRMRQLGINTTLYAIDNDGQLPMSTHSSGFNYMLRWEYALVPYYTGSRFDPSNLEPIKLLSRTVYRCPKDDREEWQHWSYGASVYFDDFGDGRAYGTLVSIPNTSGTIHYGELKSGSSADHIMSAFWKSFGAEPEVDMERHGKHQQYVFIDGHAEVMRFKETYDLPNGVDRWDPKVAR from the coding sequence GTGCGTCAGCAGCACGCGTTTACATTAATTGAATTGCTCGTTGTTATTGCGATAATCGCAATACTGATTGGATTGCTACTGCCAGCGTTGGCTACAGCGAGAGATCAGGGATTGGCTGTTCAATGTCTTAGCCGAATGCGTCAGTTAGGAATCAATACGACTTTGTATGCGATCGATAACGATGGGCAGTTGCCGATGAGTACACATTCGAGCGGGTTTAATTACATGCTCCGATGGGAGTATGCGTTGGTGCCGTATTACACAGGATCAAGGTTTGATCCATCTAATCTGGAGCCAATAAAGTTGTTAAGTCGCACGGTGTATCGTTGCCCAAAAGATGACCGAGAAGAATGGCAGCACTGGAGTTATGGTGCGAGTGTTTATTTCGATGATTTTGGGGATGGACGCGCGTATGGGACGCTTGTTTCGATACCGAATACGAGTGGGACGATTCATTATGGCGAATTGAAAAGTGGCAGTAGCGCGGATCATATTATGTCGGCGTTTTGGAAATCATTTGGAGCCGAGCCTGAAGTTGATATGGAGCGGCATGGAAAGCATCAACAGTATGTGTTTATTGATGGGCATGCTGAGGTGATGCGGTTTAAGGAGACTTATGATTTGCCAAATGGGGTTGATCGTTGGGATCCGAAAGTGGCAAGATAG
- a CDS encoding PEP-CTERM sorting domain-containing protein (PEP-CTERM proteins occur, often in large numbers, in the proteomes of bacteria that also encode an exosortase, a predicted intramembrane cysteine proteinase. The presence of a PEP-CTERM domain at a protein's C-terminus predicts cleavage within the sorting domain, followed by covalent anchoring to some some component of the (usually Gram-negative) cell surface. Many PEP-CTERM proteins exhibit an unusual sequence composition that includes large numbers of potential glycosylation sites. Expression of one such protein has been shown restore the ability of a bacterium to form floc, a type of biofilm.) — MKFVVKNIVMIAVMLMGVGQVWGMGMAMSGPKFGGGGAAPMKHLDIELVNNAIQVHIDETVPMPILAVSPDTYAAEKKYSILNGKAFNGQYGWNPRGFFSGLNTATQSIWVEMISMSDGLNVYEGGMGMTVDMHTFDPILGTQGSANGAIWEWNGTMVHNWYAADAPGEYSATYKVYVGDKAGNELSSFVSDTLTIQFVPEPASVAVVGLMGISLLGLRRKKA; from the coding sequence ATGAAATTTGTTGTTAAAAATATTGTAATGATTGCGGTGATGTTAATGGGAGTTGGGCAAGTGTGGGGGATGGGTATGGCGATGTCTGGGCCGAAGTTTGGTGGTGGTGGTGCGGCACCGATGAAGCATTTGGATATTGAATTGGTTAATAATGCGATTCAAGTGCATATTGATGAGACGGTACCAATGCCGATTTTGGCTGTTTCGCCGGATACGTATGCGGCGGAAAAAAAGTACTCGATTTTGAATGGTAAAGCATTCAATGGGCAGTATGGTTGGAATCCGAGAGGTTTTTTCAGCGGTTTGAATACGGCAACTCAGAGTATTTGGGTCGAAATGATTTCAATGAGTGATGGTCTGAATGTATATGAAGGTGGGATGGGCATGACGGTGGATATGCACACGTTCGATCCGATATTGGGTACTCAAGGCAGTGCGAATGGCGCGATATGGGAATGGAACGGTACGATGGTGCACAACTGGTATGCAGCGGATGCTCCGGGTGAGTATTCGGCAACGTATAAGGTTTATGTTGGTGATAAGGCTGGGAATGAATTGAGCAGCTTTGTTTCGGATACGTTGACGATTCAGTTTGTGCCAGAGCCGGCCAGTGTGGCGGTTGTTGGATTGATGGGGATTAGTTTGCTTGGATTACGTCGTAAAAAAGCATAA
- a CDS encoding nucleoside triphosphate pyrophosphohydrolase family protein: MNDNLKNQVSSLNDYQSATATTANEALSTPHNKDGLINCALGLTGEAGEFADAIKKHIFHGHPLDTDHLNKELGDILFYLARAAALLNLDLDRVANTNLKKLRNRYPKGFSQSDSINRTDSN, translated from the coding sequence ATGAATGATAATCTTAAAAACCAAGTCAGTTCATTAAACGACTACCAATCCGCAACCGCAACAACCGCCAACGAAGCACTCTCCACACCGCATAACAAAGATGGCCTAATCAACTGCGCACTCGGCCTCACCGGCGAAGCTGGCGAATTCGCGGACGCCATCAAAAAACACATTTTTCACGGCCATCCCCTCGATACCGATCATCTCAACAAAGAGCTCGGCGACATCCTCTTCTACCTCGCCCGCGCCGCCGCACTCCTGAACCTTGATCTTGATCGTGTCGCCAACACCAACCTCAAAAAACTCCGCAACCGATACCCCAAAGGCTTCTCCCAATCCGATAGCATCAACCGCACCGATTCAAATTAA
- a CDS encoding GNAT family N-acetyltransferase, protein MLIREARESDFNDIWPIFEDIVGAGDTYAYERNTGEDEAFEIWMVKPRVTYVVEDNGVILGTYYIVTNQSGPGKHVCNCGYMVARSSRGQGLATKMCEHSQVMAKELGYCAMQFNFVAESNEGAVRLWERMGFEIVGRLPRAFNHPKKGLIDAFVMYKRLK, encoded by the coding sequence ATGTTAATTCGTGAAGCTCGTGAAAGTGATTTTAATGATATTTGGCCGATATTTGAAGATATTGTCGGTGCAGGTGATACGTATGCGTATGAACGAAATACGGGTGAGGATGAAGCTTTTGAGATTTGGATGGTAAAGCCTCGGGTTACGTATGTTGTAGAAGATAATGGGGTGATTTTAGGGACTTATTACATTGTGACGAATCAGTCAGGGCCGGGGAAGCATGTTTGTAATTGTGGCTATATGGTGGCGCGTTCTTCGCGGGGCCAAGGCTTAGCAACAAAAATGTGTGAGCATTCACAGGTGATGGCGAAAGAATTGGGGTATTGCGCGATGCAGTTTAATTTTGTGGCGGAGAGCAATGAGGGGGCGGTGAGGTTATGGGAGCGGATGGGTTTTGAGATTGTGGGAAGATTGCCGCGAGCATTCAATCATCCGAAGAAAGGTTTGATCGATGCATTTGTGATGTATAAGCGGCTGAAATGA